TAAACTTTTTGTATGCAACCCTACAAATGGTGAAACTAAACAAATTTACGAAGAAAAAAACAACTCGTGGGTAGATGTTTTACCTACCGAAGGTGAAGGTTGGAAATGGATTAATAACGGAAAAGATTTTCTTTCCCTTTCAGAAAAAGACGGATGGCGTCATTTGTATCGTATTGACAAAAGTGGAAAAGAAACTTTAATCACTCCAGGGAAATATGATATCATTAGTCTTGAAACCATAGACGAAAACAGCGGATTTGCTTATTTTTTAGCTTCTCCTGAAAACGCAACGCAACAATATTTATACAAAACAGCATTAAGCGGAAAAGGAAAACTAATAAAAGTATCTCCAAGTGACGAAATTGGAACGCATGATTATAGTATTTCTACTGATGCAAAATATGCACAACATAGTTTTTCTAACCATAAAAATCAACAAGTATCAGAATGGGTTAGTCTTCCAGAACACAAAACCATTAAAGAAATAAATAGTAATAAAACTCCAAGCGGAAATGTAGAAATGATTCAGATTACTACAGCTGATAATATTACTCTTGACGGATGGATGGTAAAACCAACTCCTTTTGACCCAACAAAAAAATATCCAGTTTTATTTTATGTGTATACTGAACCTGCAGGTGCTACCGTAAAAGATGCTGCTGGTTACGCCAGTACATTTTTATACAATGGGGATATTGCTGCAGATGGTTATATTCAAATAAGTTTAGACGGCAGAGGAACTCCTGTTCCAAAAGGCGCAGCCTGGAGAAAATCTATTTATCAAAACATCGGAATTCTAAACGTTAGAGATCAAGCAATGGCTACCAAAGAAATTTTGAAATGGTCCTTTGTAGATGCAGATAGAATTGCTGTTTGGGGATGGAGCGGTGGCGGATCTACAACCTTAAACCTATTGTTTCAATACCCTGAAATTTATAAAACTGGAATAGCAATTGCATCGGTACCTAATCAATTATTGTATGACAATATTTATCAGGAGCGTTACATGGGATTACCTCAAGAAAACATTGAGCCATTTAAAAAAGGTTCCCCTATTACTTACGCCAATAAACTAAAAGGAAATTTACTATTGGTTCACGGTACTGGTGATGATAATGTGCATTATCAAGGAGCTGAAATGCTTGTTAACGAATTAATCAAAAATGGAAAATATTTTCAAATGATGAGTTATCCAAATCGTACACACAGCATTAATGAAGGAGAAGGAACCAGCGAACATTTATCTCAATTATTCACACAATATTTGAAGGAACATTGCCCTGGCGGAGGCAGATAATTCCGTTTTTTATATATAAATACAATAAATTATGTTTAGTAAAGAAACTTATATCCAAAGAAGACAAGTACTAAAAAAAGCGATTGGTAGTGGCCTTATTCTATTTCCCGGAAACGAAGAAGTTGGAATGAACTACCGAGATAACATCTATCATTTTAGACAAGATAGTAGTTTTTTATACTATTCAGGAATTGACAATCCGAACTTATTTTTGTTGATAGATGTTGATGCCAATATCGAAATCTTATTTGGAAATGACTTAACAATCGAACAAACTGTTTGGACAGGGCCACAAGAATCATTA
The Flavobacterium sp. 5 DNA segment above includes these coding regions:
- a CDS encoding DPP IV N-terminal domain-containing protein, with the protein product MKKSTYLFLCLVFNLFFFVSNAQKLKWTNDNSGYYTVEKGEIIKYKLPDFTRTKIIDASQLTPKQGGKPLEIKDFEFSQNEKLVLIYTNSKKVWRQETRGDYWLYNKETNELHQIGKGKPESSLMFAKLSPDNNSIAYVSKHNLYAEDIKSGKITPLTKDGTDRLINGTFDWAYEEEFNCRDGFRWSPDGKSIAFWQIDATKIKNFLLINNTDSIYSYTIPIEYPKVGEDPSACKVGVVNILTLQTTWMNVPGDTKQHYIPMMQWVPDGSSIILEQLNRKQNEAKLFVCNPTNGETKQIYEEKNNSWVDVLPTEGEGWKWINNGKDFLSLSEKDGWRHLYRIDKSGKETLITPGKYDIISLETIDENSGFAYFLASPENATQQYLYKTALSGKGKLIKVSPSDEIGTHDYSISTDAKYAQHSFSNHKNQQVSEWVSLPEHKTIKEINSNKTPSGNVEMIQITTADNITLDGWMVKPTPFDPTKKYPVLFYVYTEPAGATVKDAAGYASTFLYNGDIAADGYIQISLDGRGTPVPKGAAWRKSIYQNIGILNVRDQAMATKEILKWSFVDADRIAVWGWSGGGSTTLNLLFQYPEIYKTGIAIASVPNQLLYDNIYQERYMGLPQENIEPFKKGSPITYANKLKGNLLLVHGTGDDNVHYQGAEMLVNELIKNGKYFQMMSYPNRTHSINEGEGTSEHLSQLFTQYLKEHCPGGGR